CGCTCAGGGGCGGTTGTCGAAAAAAAGGAAATACCGCAGTGGTTCCTGAGGGTAAGCGATTACTCAGAAGAGTTGCTGGACGAACTTGAAAAGATGAAGGGGTGGCCCGACGCGGTTAAAACCATGCAGAGGAACTGGATAGGGAGATCCGAGGGAGTCGAGGCCGAATTCTGCGTGGACGGGGAAAAGAGCGTCTTGAAGATATTCACCACGCGCCCGGACACTATCATGGGGGTGACCTACATGGCCCTGGCCCCCGAGCATCCTCTTGTAGGCGAAACGGCCAAGGAAAACCCCGAAGTAGCGGATTTTCTCGCCCGGTGTCGCAAGGCGCCTGTCTCCGAAGCTGAGATTGAAACCATGGAAAAAACCGGCGTTCCTCTGGGAATAGAGGCCATCCACCCCATAAGCGGGGAGAAAATACCTGTATGGACTGCGAACTTCGTCCTCATGAGCTACGGAACGGGTGCGGTAATGAGCGTTCCCGCGCACGACCAGAGGGACTGGGAGTTCGCGAAAAAATACGGTCTCGAGATAAAACAGGTGATTTTCCCTGACGACGGAAGCGTCTTTGACATCGAAAAAGAAGCATTTACGGAAAAGGGAATTCTCGGGGATTCCGGGTGGCTCTCGGGTCTCACCTCCCAGAAAGCTTTCGGGGAAATAGCTGAGTTTCTCCAGAAAAACGCCGCGGGCGGAACCAAGATCAACTACCGTCTTCGGGACTGGGGAATCTCAAGGCAGCGATACTGGGGGGCACCGATACCCATAGTTTACTGCGAGCAGTGCGGAGAGGTTCCGGTTCCGGATTCCGATCTTCCGGTGGAACTCCCGCTTGAGATAGATATTGACGGAGAGCGAATCCCCGCTCTCTCCAAGATCGAAAGCTTCATCGCGACAAGCTGCCCCGCCTGCGGGGAACCTGCGAAACGGGAAACCGACACAATGGATACGTTTGTCGAATCTTCATGGTATTTTCTGAGATACGCCTCTCCCGATTTTAAAGGCGGCATGTTCGAGCCCGAAAAAACCTCTTACTGGCTTCCCGTGAATCAGTACATAGGCGGAATAGAGCACGCCATACTTCACCTGCTTTACTCGAGGTTTTTCACGAAGGTGCTCAGGGACATCGGCGTTTTCCGACTCGACGAACCCTTTGAAAATCTTCTCACCCAGGGAATGGTGGTAAAAGACGGGGCGAAAATGTCAAAGTCTCTCGGGAACACCGTGGATCCCGACGACATGATAGTTCGCTACGGGGCTGACACCGTAAGGATGTTCATGCTCTTCGCCGCCCCCGTGGAAAAAGATCTTGAGTGGAGCGAACAGGGAGTAAACGGAATGTTCAGGTTTCTTGGCAGGGTCTGGCGTTTCGCCACCGGGTTTTTCGCCGAGCGGGAAAACGAGGAGCAGACCCAGGAACTGCCGGCAGAGGGAAAGCCGGCTGCCCTCGCCGCCACGACTAACCAGACGATAAAAAAAGTCACGGAAGACATAGAGAGTTTCAAGTTCAACACAGCAATTTCGGCCGTAATGGAGCTTTTCAATGAACTCAGCGCACTCTGGAAAGAAAAAAGCGTGGAAAGAGAGCACGCCCGCACGTCGCTACTCGCGATAACGAGGCTTATCTACCCTATGGCTCCCCATTTCGCGGAGGAACTCTGGGAACTTTCGGGAGAAAGCGGAAGCCTGGTTGACAAGGAGTGGATAAAGTGGGACGAGAGCGCTTTTGAGAGCGCGGAGATAACCATACCCGTAAGAGTTAACTCCAGAGTGAGAAACCAGATCTCCTTAAGCGCGGACGCAGACGAGGAAACCGTTAGGGAAATCGCCCTTTCCGACAGCCGGGTAAAGGAGTACATAGCGGGGCGGGAGATAAAAAACTTCGTCTACGTACCAAAAAGACTCGTGGACATAAGAGTTTAGCAAGGAGAAAAAGAACGTGAAGGAAGGATCAGACTATCTTGGGGAAAAAGTAAAAGCGATAGAGGTTTCTCCCGAGAAACCGA
The window above is part of the Candidatus Dadabacteria bacterium genome. Proteins encoded here:
- the leuS gene encoding leucine--tRNA ligase; protein product: MEREYKPQEIEKKWQDFWAEKGTYKVSEETSGEKYYVLEMFPYPSGRIHMGHVRNYTIGDVVSRFKRARGFNVLHPIGWDAFGLPAENAAIQNAIHPSTWTRANIAQMKQQLMRLGFSYDWNREIATCDVEYYRWEQWLFTRLHREGLAYRKTSVVNWDPVDQTVLANEQVIDGKGWRSGAVVEKKEIPQWFLRVSDYSEELLDELEKMKGWPDAVKTMQRNWIGRSEGVEAEFCVDGEKSVLKIFTTRPDTIMGVTYMALAPEHPLVGETAKENPEVADFLARCRKAPVSEAEIETMEKTGVPLGIEAIHPISGEKIPVWTANFVLMSYGTGAVMSVPAHDQRDWEFAKKYGLEIKQVIFPDDGSVFDIEKEAFTEKGILGDSGWLSGLTSQKAFGEIAEFLQKNAAGGTKINYRLRDWGISRQRYWGAPIPIVYCEQCGEVPVPDSDLPVELPLEIDIDGERIPALSKIESFIATSCPACGEPAKRETDTMDTFVESSWYFLRYASPDFKGGMFEPEKTSYWLPVNQYIGGIEHAILHLLYSRFFTKVLRDIGVFRLDEPFENLLTQGMVVKDGAKMSKSLGNTVDPDDMIVRYGADTVRMFMLFAAPVEKDLEWSEQGVNGMFRFLGRVWRFATGFFAERENEEQTQELPAEGKPAALAATTNQTIKKVTEDIESFKFNTAISAVMELFNELSALWKEKSVEREHARTSLLAITRLIYPMAPHFAEELWELSGESGSLVDKEWIKWDESAFESAEITIPVRVNSRVRNQISLSADADEETVREIALSDSRVKEYIAGREIKNFVYVPKRLVDIRV